A region from the Aegilops tauschii subsp. strangulata cultivar AL8/78 chromosome 5, Aet v6.0, whole genome shotgun sequence genome encodes:
- the LOC109752247 gene encoding uncharacterized protein encodes MIPLLFLVLFAEGAVALLLMVKIGPLRELAMRGVEQVKTGKGPATVKTLACTLSVILMSSVAAIVRIQNRGHKIGNVSPMDQVLWRTHLLEASLIGYTLFLAFVIDRLHHYLQKLITLRKSANTSREEVEKLQMENRSLREKEEKSTSEMKKLQQDMAKLSEDMKKLKSESEDHQRKASDAEAHVNALQKQSEELLLEYDRLLEDNQILQSQLHYKG; translated from the exons ATGATCCCGCTGCTGTTCCTGGTGCTGTTCGCGGAGGGGGCGGTGGCGCTGCTGCTCATGGTCAAGATCGGGCCGCTGCGGGAGCTGGCGATGCGGGGCGTGGAGCAGGTCAAGACCGGCAAGGGCCCCGCCACCGTCAAGACGCTCGCCTGCACGCTCTCCGTCATCCTCATGTCCAGCGTCGCCGCCATCGTCAGGATCCAGAACAGGGGCCACAAGATCGGCAACGTCAGCCCCATGGACCAGGTGCTCTGGAGGACGCACCTCCTCGAGGCATCGCTCATCG GATACACACTATTCCTCGCGTTTGTCATCGACCGGTTGCACCACTACCTTCAGAAGCTCATCACCCTTAGGAAATCAGCCAACACCTCAAgggaggaggtcgagaagctccaAATGGAGAACCGGTCCTTGCGCGAGAAGGAGGAGAAGTCGACCAGCGAGATGAAGAAGCTTCAGCAGGACATGGCCAAGCTGAGCGAGGACATGAAGAAGCTGAAATCCGAGTCCGAAGATCACCAGAGGAAAGCGTCCGATGCAGAGGCCCATGTCAATGCCCTGCAGAAGCAATCTGAAGAGCTGCTCCTCGAGTACGACCGGCTGCTGGAGGACAACCAGATCCTGCAGTCCCAGCTTCACTACAAAGGCTGA
- the LOC109752112 gene encoding receptor like protein kinase S.2, whose product MDLEACTSHNVLERILLDESAEPTNLPLSLLENITNCFSLDHQIGSGGFAVVYKGVVGKGTVAVKKLSNMYGIHENKFQEEIKCLIKAKHKNIVRFLGYCADAQGKMKEYEGNLVMAEERNWLLCFDYACNGSLDKHITDATCGLNWRKRYQIIRGVSKGLVFLREKGILHLDLKPANILLDSHMVPKIADFGLSRCLSQAQTCAITQNIFGTKGYMDPEYIRSGQIGFASDVYSLGVIIMEILTGARRYRKDEHAVGRWMDRLGVSEGDMQLEQVRVCSEIAIECMDLDPAKRPDACHIIDRLDKIEGPDKSDKTGINNSFTELQVNLPREQFEERVGNPAAKSLQADVEEHSEILEDAAKTIERPHFEEGQEKLGQLSLCGGQDTMEKLNRHETSNSSSISTLFYGFSILDMYNKTAYRIFDRNNRRISEQSHFINIFTTEELRPIIMSSNLIREVNSAKVYKGVVDDALLAVKQMFNADEKQLKNEVIIQSQIIHKNIACLIGCCLEMDNPILVYEFLPRGTLHDILHSGSKVPLNLDVRLNIVAESAQGLAYLHSQARTKILHGDVKSANILLDHNFVPKIAVFDLSRLIARDNEHTSFVIGDMTYMDPVYMQTGRLTEKSDVYSFGVVILELISRKPTYIDSVWLVQSFIEFRREGKKATELFDKKIAVTTRDLVILDCLAEIAVDCVNLDVDQRPTMTEVAERLVILNRSRRLHARHTIADYSEETDISSSFAEQRKVSHLPWGVQDTNRRGGGNSSSVSTGLFKLNNLDIFNWKGRRNFNRNTRHTLERSHFIKIFRKEELKPIIRSANSIGRGSFGEVYKGFVDNTLVAVKIPINSSLLEHAQFHNQVINMSQVSHKNIVRLIGCCREADHPMLVFELVSNGTVNDILHGGNNAPLKLDVRLSIVAESAQGLAYLHSQARIKILHGDVKPANILLDENCMPKIAGFGISRLIIGDKEYTGRIIGDMNYMDPIYLQEGLLTLKSDVYSFGVVILEVISRKKAIYSDNHGLVRSFLEVHKEGKKATELFDKDIAVTTGDLEILNCLAEIAVECISLDVDQRPTMTDVAERLLILNRSCVPQAV is encoded by the exons ATGGACCTTGAAGCCTGTACAAGCCACAATGTCCTGGAGAGGATTCTGCTTGATGAAAGCGCAGAGCCCACAAACCTGCCGTTATCACTTCTGGAAAACATCACAAATTGTTTCTCTCTTGATCACCAAATTGGCAGCGGCGGATTTGCGGTGGTTTATAAG GGAGTGGTCGGGAAAGGTACGGTTGCCGTGAAGAAGCTGTCAAACATGTATGGTATTCACGAGAATAAATTCCAGGAAGAGATTAAGTGCCTGATAAAGGCCAAGCACAAGAATATTGTACGGTTTCTGGGGTATTGCGCTGACGCGCAAGGTAAAATGAAAGAGTATGAGGGGAATCTTGTCATGGCAGAGGAACGAAACTGGCTGCTATGTTTTGATTATGCATGCAACGGGAGTCTCGATAAACACATTACCG ATGCAACTTGTGGACTTAATTGGAGGAAGCGGTATCAAATAATCAGGGGGGTGTCTAAAGGTTTAGTTTTTCTCCGTGAGAAGGGTATTCTTCACTTGGATCTGAAGCCGGCTAATATATTGCTAGATAGTCACATGGTACCCAAAATTGCTGATTTTGGTCTATCAAGATGCCTTAGTCAAGCACAAACCTGTGCTATTACTCAAAATATATTTGGAACAAA AGGATATATGGATCCAGAATACATCAGATCAGGCCAAATTGGATTCGCGTCAGACGTATATAGCCTTGGCGTTATAATCATGGAGATACTGACAGGAGCAAGGAGGTATCGCAAAGATGAGCAT GCAGTCGGAAGATGGATGGATCGATTGGGGGTATCAGAGGGGGACATGCAATTAGAACAAGTGAGAGTATGCAGTGAGATAGCGATAGAGTGCATGGACTTGGACCCAGCGAAGAGACCAGATGCATGCCATATAATTGATAGACTTGATAAAATTGAGGGTCCTGACAAATCAGACAAAACTGGCATCAACAATTCATTCACTGAGCTGCAGGTAAATTTACCAAGGGAACAATTTGAAGAAAGAGTTGGAAACCCTGCAGCTAAGAGCCTCCAAGCGGATGTCGAGGAACACTCTGAAATATTGGAAGATGCAGCAAAAACAATCGAAAGGCCTCATTTCGAAGAAGGCCAAGAGAAATTAGGCCAGTTATCATTATGTGGTGGGCAAGATACGATGGAAAAGCTCAACCGCCATGAAACAAGCAATTCTAGCTCTATATCTACTCTGTTCTATGGGTTTAGCATTTTGGACATGTACAACAAGACAGCATACAGGATTTTCGATAGGAACAACAGGCGTATATCAGAACAGTCACATTTTATAAATATCTTCACAACGGAGGAGCTCAGGCCAATAATAATGAGTAGTAATCTCATCAGAGAAGTTAACTCCGCTAAAGTTTACAAAGGCGTTGTTGATGATGCTCTGCTTGCAGTAAAGCAAATGTTTAATGCTGATGAAAAGCAATTAAAAAATGAAGTCATCATCCAGTCTCAAATCATACACAAGAACATTGCTTGTCTCATAGGTTGTTGCCTAGAAATGGATAACCCCATTCTGGTTTACGAGTTCCTCCCCAGAGGAACCCTTCATGACATACTTCACAGCGGCAGCAAGGTGCCTCTCAACTTGGATGTGCGTCTAAATATTGTTGCAGAATCAGCACAAGGTCTAGCCTATTTACATTCACAAGCTCGTACCAAAATCTTGCATGGTGATGTCAAATCGGCAAATATACTCTTGGATCATAACTTTGTGCCAAAGATCGCAGTCTTTGACCTATCGAGGTTGATTGCGAGAGATAATGAACACACTTCCTTCGTCATCGGTGACATGACCTATATGGATCCAGTATACATGCAAACAGGTCGACTGACAGAAAAAAGTGATGTCTACAGTTTTGGAGTCGTGATCTTGGAGCTCATTAGCAGGAAGCCCACCTATATTGACAGTGTTTGGTTAGTGCAGAGTTTCATTGAATTTCGCAGAGAAGGGAAGAAAGCAACCGAGCTCTTTGACAAGAAAATTGCAGTAACAACAAGAGATTTGGTGATTCTTGACTGTCTTGCAGAGATTGCTGTGGACTGTGTTAACCTTGATGTGGATCAAAGGCCCACAATGACAGAAGTTGCAGAGCGCCTTGTCATACTGAATCGATCTCGTAGATTACATGCACGGCATACAATTGCTGACTATTCAGAGGAAACTGACATTAGTTCTTCATTTGCTGAGCAACGGAAAGTAAGTCACTTACCATGGGGAGTGCAAGATACAAACCGTCGTGGTGGAGGCAATTCTAGCTCTGTCTCTACTGGGTTATTCAAGTTGAACAATTTGGATATTTTCAATTGGAAAGGGCGCAGAAATTTCAATAGGAACACCAGGCATACATTAGAAAGGTCACATTTTATAAAGATCTTCAGGAAGGAGGAGCTCAAGCCAATAATAAGGAGTGCCAATAGTATTGGAAGAGGTTCCTTTGGTGAAGTTTACAAGGGCTTTGTTGATAACACACTGGTTGCAGTAAAGATACCGATTAATTCCAGTTTGTTAGAGCATGCACAATTTCACAATCAGGTCATCAACATGTCTCAAGTCAGCCACAAGAATATCGTCAGGCTCATAGGTTGTTGCCGAGAAGCAGATCACCCCATGCTAGTGTTCGAGCTCGTCTCCAATGGAACCGTGAATGATATTCTTCACGGCGGCAACAATGCGCCCCTAAAGTTGGACGTGCGTCTAAGTATTGTTGCAGAATCAGCACAAGGGCTAGCTTATCTGCATTCACAAGCTCGTATCAAAATCCTGCATGGTGATGTTAAACCGGCAAATATACTCCTGGATGAAAACTGTATGCCAAAGATTGCAGGCTTTGGCATATCAAGGTTGATTATAGGAGATAAGGAATACACTGGACGCATCATCGGTGACATGAATTATATGGATCCAATATACCTGCAAGAAGGCCTGCTAACCTTGAAAAGTGATGTCTACAGTTTTGGAGTTGTGATCTTGGAGGTCATCAGTAGGAAGAAGGCCATTTATTCTGATAATCACGGCctagtgaggagtttccttgaaGTTCACAAAGAAGGGAAGAAAGCAACCGAGCTGTTTGACAAAGATATTGCAGTAACAACAGGAGATTTGGAAATTCTCAACTGTCTTGCAGAGATTGCTGTTGAATGTATTAGCCTTGATGTGGATCAAAGGCCCACGATGACGGATGTCGCGGAGCGCCTTCTCATACTGAATCGATCTTGTGTGCCGCAAGCTGTTTAG